GGAGCGTAATGCCAATTTTTATGGTcggtgttattttattttaatatactgTCTGGGTGGTTACTGGACTATGGCAGCGCGTTGTTCTTGTTTAGCTTTTTGTTGGTAGTTTGTGAATTTCAAGCTCATTGCCGTCACGTAGCGGTGTGGTGTGTTATCGGAGATCAGAGTTACGTTATCGTAGATCAGCATACACAAAACGAACACACGCACGGACCGCATTTCTGCGCTCAACCGCCCGCCACCCACTCGAGCAGACACCCCTATGAATTCCTGTGTTCTAAAAAGtcaaacacaaaaatcaaatgACAGACCcacatacacattcatacatagtCTCATTGTAGTCATGTTTGTTACCTTGTCGCCGACCCCTCATCGCTCTACCGTACCAAACCAGCAGCAAAGCTTTAATttgtgcttaaagcaggctgaGGGCCCCTCGCAAAAATGACACTAACAACCAATGTACAGCAGATGACAACAACAATGCCAACAGTGACAAAGATGCCAACTTATTTACTCTTGGCCTCACGTAGCGCGATAATAAGCAAAAGCGACCGCACATGCGTATTCATACACGAGCTTGCACAGTTAAATTTGGGTTTATGTACATGGGCAGCCGCCGATAAGCAGATAAGATCGACCCACCATTCGATGCGTGAACAGGTGAATTAGTTTTGAAAGGAATGCGATGGCAAGTGCGTGTAATCAGCTGCCTTTCCCGCAATGTTTTCGCATAAGAGTTCCCGTTAAGAATAGCCATTCACCCCACCCTATTGAATGTCTGCCTGATAGCCATAGTGCTAGCCTCTCGCCACTCGCGCTCCCCCGCTGGCCTGTCTGATTTAATAAACGCTCCATACATTCTCTACAACTACTCGCCGTTCAGTATGTAGAAGGTGGCTGATAAGATGTATGATTCTTATCGCATACGCTCGTGCTTACCCATATATGAGAGCATTCGCTAACAAACGCACTCAGTTGTCGTGAAATCGCCCCACACAACGGTTCTAAGAGTATagttaaaagaaaatcaaatcaaattagaCTCCAAATCGCAAAAAGTTGAAaactaaaataactaaaaaaataagcaaaaactaTAAAACCTGCTACACGATGGCAGTACAAAATTCTCAATTTCCCAGCAGTGGCCTTAACTCTGTCTTCGTGCCAACGAGCGCTTACTACCAGCACCTGAATGCCGCCTCTGCCGCTCTAGCTGCCTATGAGGGTTGGACCCATTTGGACTTTCTGTCGACACATATAGCTCACTCGCCGTCCGCGCCACCTGATGAGACGCTACAAATGCACCACTTAAGATTCCCAACACCGCCAATAACACCACCATATAATATTAGCGCATACAAGCTAGCCACCCGTCCACATACAACGGCCACACGTACGCGATCGGTCATAATGAAAATTGGGCAGGATCAATCGGATAGTAGTATGCCACCAACACCAGAtcatgccgatgatattgctGTGGATATTGTTGGATTGGATGACGCCGCTGCTAACACTGAAGCGCTGCACCATGAAACTGGTATAACGATGACGACGTCAACCACTAGCAGCGCCAGCTCGACCCCAAAACGCAGTGAATACGTCTGCGAATGGAGCGGTTGTGACAGGTGAgttgaagcaataaaagcaacagTAATAAATTAATCATTTTTCGCTTACTGCACCTTGTAAGAAATTAAACTACTTCCTACACTGATAAGAGTCGTCATTTTtcgacttatgtatgtatttacatacaaccATAACCTTACCTGTGCATCGACACACACACTATGTAGTCTGACACacactacaaaatatttttcattgacGACTTGAATTCCTtgatatggactataaaacaTATACATGCagcttatgtacatacatatttgcatatacatatatttggatTTAGTCATTCGCCGTTaacttacactttttttaattacatctaATAAATTCGTCCATTCGCTTTTTCTATAACCAATCCATATTAAAAAAGCTACGTTCCTTTCATATTTCGATATGAATATTTACTGAACCTCAACCTTTTCCGTTCTGCTTATTTTATTACAGAGATCACAGCACCCTCGAAGCATTAGCCGCTCATGTAACCAAAGTTCATGCAGTCGCTTCCCCCGTCGATGGCTTGTACTATTGCCGTTGGAACGGTTGTACACGCATGCGCGGCTTCTCTGCCCGCTATAAGATGCTCGTACATGCACGCACCCACACCAAAGAGAAGCCCCATCAATGCCATCTCTGCACAAAAAGTTTCTCTCGAGCAGAAAATTTAAAGATTCACATTCGTTCACATTCGGGCGAGAAACCATACCTATGTACTTATGAAGGTTGCCATAAAGCCTATTCAAATTCGTCGGATCGTTTCAAGCACACCCGCACCCATGCTATGGATAAACCGTATATGTGTAAAGTGCCCGGTTGCCAGAAACGGTATACAGACCCATCATCGTTGCGCAAACATGTGAAAACTTTCAAACATGCTATACAATTGATTGGTACCGCTGCTGTTACACCCATCAATAGAGCCATTATTGGTGGAGCAGAAACGGCAGCAGCTCCATCTGCTCTACAGACACATAGACCCTGCATAATTCCAACTCTTACACAGAATGCCGTAACTGTAGCAGAAAACCACCATCTGCATTCTGATGCCTATTCAAAAGGTTACAGCGACACGACAATACCGGTTTGCCAACTCTGCGCACCGCCACCACCGCCACCTCACTACTATCTACATGCCATGGAAGAGGATATTTGCAACATCAAGGCAGCTCAACTCGATTACTATTATGCCACAACAGATCATTCTCCGGCCACTAACAGTACTGCATCCAGCAATTGCTGCAGTTCCAATGTACATGGCGATCAGAGTACTGGGTTCCCCATGGAACTAGAAACTCCCCTCGACTTGCGAGTGAATCGAAGTTGAAAGCGAACAAATTTGGATACAATTCGAATTAAAAAGCGCTAACTCTAGTCTAGCAGATTAGTCTGTaatcaaatacacacacacacacatacatgtgcataAAAGATGGATTAAGGGATTCatgaaattacaatttttaattctccAACAAATACTGAATACTGCTCACATAATACGAGTACTACCAATACTGTTGTTTTGTTATTGCATGTGTTTTTTTATCAAGactgttttattttgaaaacaaaataaattaaaataagaaattaaatgaagtggttgtacattttctttattacaatttttgaggAAGACTAATCCAAGTTACAATAAATTAACAAAgcatttgtttatttgctttcaTGACACAATGCTTAAACAATCATTAAATTTCATTAGCTATTGAAATGAATCCGCCACAAAACTTTaacacataaaataaaacaaatctgAGCCATGAAAATGCGGCCAAACAATGAGAGATCTCGTTATATCACGAGAAGACATATCTCAACACCATAAAACATTCCTCACAAATTTTAGGAGGAAGGGTGCTTacgtgacagtccttggctgcTAAAACACCGGGTCTTTCCAGTAACGTATAACCGACTGTAGTCTGGCTTGCTTTAGTGTTTtaggtaaacaaaaaacaaaatcacttcatacttttataaaaaccgAATATCACTATTTGGGGACGAAGCCAAGCCGAACTGAACTCCGACCTATTTTATCGATACTCGGCCCAAGTCGAACCCGATCTTCGGTCGATCCTTACACATTTTCCTGTACTTCACAAACCgcaataaataatttgcttcagtgtaatttaataaaaattttatgttttctacCCTTGAGTTTTCAATGGAGGTAGATGGGTAATGCGGATAATTGCTTGAATTTAATAATTCATTAATGTTAAGATCATACTAAGATAAAGCCAAAGTATATGCGTAAAAGTAGGCAGTGTCAAGAAGGCATTCGAAAAAGTTTATGTGCTATGTATCAAGTTTAGTAGTGTATGGGAGTGTTTtagatacacatacatatatatttgaaaatggGATATCTATTTTCCAATATACACCAAAATGGTcgcaatttttcgtttcaacaaGTACTTATGCTTTCATATTATTTGAATTCTTTGAAATTAATGTTTTGCGGTTATTGTCGTCCTTTGTCATTTTGAATACAGACAAAGCTTGGGCCAAAGCTAACATGAGTGTCCACCTACCATCGTTCCCACGACACCCAATTGTACGTTACCGTAATGACACTATTCCCCCAAAACATGTGGTTGATGTTTTATGATGTCACAACAATAAACCTACTATGGGTCAAGCCGGCATGAGAAACAAGTTTCGAATAGACATGTATTATCACTTACAGGTCGCATGCACTCCTCTTGtccatatttttaaagtaatttttacgCTTTACTTTATTGCTGCGTATTTATGAAGTGCAAGCCATCATCTCTGATCTCCACAGGCCTCTCATTAAGAAAACGCTCGCCATTCTTTCGAAATTGCAGATAAAGCCTGTGTTCCACATTCACATTTGTTCTCAATGCAACGTGACCAGGAGCATTGCCTTCAACTCCACCCATTTTTTTTACACCTAAATAGTTGGTGTCAACAGTGTACGCACAACAGACACCATGGCGCTCACATAAATTTCGTATCCGCTCTACATTCCGCACGTAATGAGTTTGCATACGTATACGGCGCACATATGTGTCCAACCAATAGAAACGATCCAATCCATCAATTGCTATCATTGCACAATCAGAATGTTTCATCAGCAATCCGTCTGCAAATTCCAAAGCTGCATCGAAGTCTTTTGAGCTGTAACAATTCAATAAATGTACCGATTCAAGGGACTTTTCCACCACTTCTTCCAATTCAGCAGTAGTATATTGTTCTCCAGAAGAAATCACCAAACGTTTGATTTGCCGTGCAAAGTGTTCCATATCGAATTTATGttgtaaatcaataaaaataatatcacaATTACGACCACCAAAATAGGTAGGCGTGAGGCAACGCGCCATCAACCTCCACAGAAGCATACTTTTACCCGCTTCCGATGAACCAGAAATTTCAATCAACGATTTGCTGAAAGGTGCGCCACTGGGAAATACCTCTGGATCCATGTCATGCAGCGCTGGTCGCTGATAAGCTAACTCCTCCATACACCCTTCAAAggcattaaatattttgcaagccatttaaatctttttaataTTGCCGCCTATAAACTCACATACAATGTGCCCAATAATGAAGTCAGCTGTGTTTGACAGCAAACAAAACATAGTGCTTCAGTTTTAAGACATGGCAATAGCAGAGAACGTAAAATtcatgaatttacgttctctggcaATAGTTTAAGTTTTGCACAAAAGGTACTATATAAATTGAGGATTTATTGCAGAACTGTGAACTTTTAACAAAAGCAATTAAAGTACGTTCAAATATGCAGTGATTAGCATAACCCACAAAAATTAACCGTTCTCATATGGAAGATTAGACGTCAAGAAATTtgtttgataaaatattattgtttttggtttatttataatatagtaaTATAATGCAGAGAACACAGGGTCGTACAGcgaaaagtatatttataatcTCGGATTTCGGAAATTTTGTGTAGGTAAtgtcgctttttaattacggattgggagttataGTACGTTCACGTATgtattaatcacctataaatccaccaaattaatctacccgttcacatatggcagattacctgcaaaagtGAGAATCAGCTGTCAttactgctttgagaggtttttcttcatagaaattattttggtggaatatttcgatgtttttggtttatttaattattattgacgatatgaagaaaaaacacagagaaggaatagctaatttaattgcgaaattggctgctaataataaacacttggaggaaatccgtaaacgacgtttactgaggttgcaaaaaattatggcagcaatgcgcatgggatattctatattccattttataataagtaataagaggacaaaacttTTATGGGCACAcgctttttttctgtaaaatgaatccatatgtaactaataatatttaaaaaaaatgtattataattatgttaacagacctgttttctttgccggcatccattacatttagtttttattttgatgtttctccttacattcgtaataataattatggataacacagaaaacacagcgttgtatgccaaaaagtatcgttattatctaggattattttataatctcagattttgggacaGAAATTTTGTacgggaaatcgcgctttttaattacagattttgagttaagcgcgaaaaagtagataatctattAGTTATATGTAAACCTATTATTATGAGGTTTTGCTGAACttttattgaattgaatttttattaagactgttaaattaaatattcgAGAAAAACTAAGTATTTGACTAAAAACTACTAAGTCGACTTTAGTTGTTTTAtcaaaagtacataaatatatattataatttatacgAATTAACCCAATTTTATAAATTAGCTGTCCCAATAAactagaaaagaaaaaagtgcaaataggaattttagttaaaacaaaattggggtcctcgttgttgttgtagcagcataaaaaattccccatatatggaaaatactgctgaagtgacagtccttggtcggatataaatccgggtcattccgataacgtagaaccgactgtcgtgggaacgaacgTGGGGTCCTCATGCCTATTGATGGTTGTATACAGAGAACGTTGATGTAAATATAAACACGTCAATGTTTTCTGGTTCATAGCTACTCAACTTGGTAATACTAAGCATGattttgaaaagtaatgaaatcGGGCAGCCATTTAACAGAAAATTTGATTCATGTCGTCCTTCTGTGacatacaagttttttttttaatggaacgtATGGTTAAAAACGAAACGCGTCTTCGCTATAATATTAATttggctggaatttagaacaatgcctattttggaatttctggcaaactataatgtttttttttaatgaaacttggtggagatgttagtgaggtgttaaggaacactctttataactttaaattaatcgggaaataataattttttaattatttacattcaaaatgcccttgggaacatcagtataatttgccacattacactctatattttttaacatttcactataaatcaccaaatatacactcacatgcgtgtttttaccgatttttatgctaatattctaattatatccattaaaattaaatgcaaatacatttgcctatgcaatcacattccaattttaagcgcgaataagaagaagattggaattacaacagtatggagttgccggatgcctgcaaatgaaaacaaaaattaagtacttgagtttagtgttaatgatgggaatgggtgttattgtgcctgcttactacatacacgcatatgacgttttaattttgggttcaatggttttaacacggaaaggagttttacgcaaaaatactgtggattgcgtagccgaagttggactgatgagggttatttttttgaagcgcggccgaaggccacctacgcgataaagagttccacgcaaaaatactgtgttaattaatttaatttaattttaattactttattattttttgtgatacgcttaatatcattgtttttaagtttaaatgagttgtatgtttttattttcaaatttatttctcaactttaaattacagcaaaaaatactgcagttttacaatgaaccttccactgaacatccctgcgtgcgaacttcgttttcatttcaggtgtatggcaacaccaacttttcgctaaattatagaactttaacattaaattacttaaaaactataagcctccggcaggttctgttttcagttttaaaatggggatacacccctctatcaccccctttttaccgttttttccaaagcgataggcattatactaaattctagccattaatttaaataaggtatgcgtatatataatataatggaTTGTTAAACTCAAAACTGTGTTCAGTACCTTGTATAAAGGTGATATTATTGATAAgatgtttgttaaaaaataggCATAGCACCGATCAAAATTTTCTGGCGCAAAGTCAGCTAAATTTAATAACGCAATATACCTGGTTTCATCATGATCTAAACGAACGAATTAGACAAAAACACCGCACTAAATCTCTCTTAAAGAAGTTTGGTGTTCTATTCACACGCCCGTTTGTACCAGAGTACGCcggacaaaaatttaaatacttcaGCACTTTATCAAGAAGGTTTCAACAAAACGATCTTTTTGGAaactgcaagaaaaaaatatttccgttacaatatattttaacattatataaaactaaaaaatcctTTCCAAAACTGGTATAAGGTACGAAAACAATACttccaaaaatcaattttttcaaaataaatcaatGATAGTACTCGTAAGTTGTACGGACTTCCAGTTAtaagttaaaagttaaaattaactGACGGTgaattgaaataatattaaaatccaTTAGAAGCATCAATCATAatctaaatataatacaatataatcagttatatgtatttattgtatGTATCGCATTTTTACATTGTCATTACAATAAGAATTATTTATGTACGTAAGTgagtgttttatattttttattttgtttctatgttaatttattgtattgtattgtatcgCATATACTAGAACTATCGGGAATGTTTTCAATTAGTTCATtgattacacaaaaaaagagtTGTACTTCtacatttttgaattcatatatgtatgtatgtacatatgtacatttgtacataaACATTGCAGAAAAGTTATTATTAACAAGATACTGACTGACTACATTTTACGTcctaactaaaaatatatatgtagatataggACATATAAAAGTACATATTATTTCATTTGACATCACAAGGAGTGCACTGCCATTTAATGGTAAgactcttattttattttgcactgCATTCATGGGATTCGGATAATTGTTTGCtgagcaaataaatatatataatataaaaaattagtgttcaaaatacatgcattgaaagccgaacacacaacaacaaaatttatagGTTAATCTGATCatgtaaaaattccaaaacaattcaaaaaaataataataataattttaacataaaaaggaactaattcacaaaaaatactttatacttaaaattttaaaccatcAAAAGACATTGAACAAGTGATTGTTGTTACTATTATTTTACACAATATTAGTGGTTTCTAAAATGTACATCCGGATTTATGGAAAACATGACAGCGGGATAGCAAGGAACGCCCGCTTCTACCATCATACTTTattctgttttgtttatttgaatttttttcgccATTGCTGCATTCACTTGCTTATGTTTTACTGCTTTTCAATAAACTAAATTCCAGGCAATTTGACTTTAAACTCGGCTATGCGGCGAAGATTGGTGACTAAATTAGTAATGAAAAGTgtattttaatgacaaaaacTAACTCTATTTTCAATTATTCCACATCCTCACCATTTAATTACGCACGAAAGAAACGCACCACACGCACAATATACTGACGACAAATAGGACATTCGCTAAGGACTTTTCCACAACTAGTGCAAGTGGCCATGTGTCCACATTCAAGAATAACACACTCAATCGGTGCGTCCATGCAAATCTTACAGAGCTCATCGGTTGGCAACTTATCGACTCCtgtaaacgcaaaaaaataagaaaaatatggaatacatcacaaaaagaaaaaattttagtcgCACCTGGTGCTGATTTGAGGTTCTTCCATAAACGTTGTACACGATCTAGTAGTTCTTGCTTCTCGCAGCACCCTTTATAGTCAACTCGATTTAGCATTAAAACCTCTTTGAGCTGCTTCACCGATAAGGCTTCAAGGTCCTTACTGCAAAaaccatattaaaataattatcttATTGCTATGTattgaaatatatgtatctacTAATAcacttaatatataatatagatatTCCTGTATTACTATATTCTGCCccgttatatatatttataataacttACATAGTTTCGAAGTCATCGAGGTTAATAAAACGAGATGATTGACGTTTGTAATCGCTCATTTCTGTCGTTGAGCCTGCGTACACATGAATACCCTCATTGTTGTCCAACTGATACTCCCAATGTGGCATGCTTGCATCTTCCCACACATGCTGCTGTTGTGATTGTGATTGCTGGTGTTCCGGAGATTGTGTGACATTTCTTCCGCTCAATGATGATCCCACAGTCTCCGTATCAGAGTAATCCATTGACTTAGTGCGCTGCTCAAGATAACTGAGAAAATCTTGGAGTTCTTTTTTAATCTCTGGTTCAGAAAGTTGAGCACTTTCCAAATGCCGCCGCATCTTTTCGACCTGTTTACGCAGAGATGCCTTATGCTTGCCACAACGATGGCAGCTACCAACACCTCTTGAAGTAGTATGTTTTTCTCGCAAATCAGTCTCACCTGCATCATCTGCTGACTCCACAACTTGTTCGTGCAGCGTTATTAGTGCTTTACGTGCCGAGTTACCTGTGGGAGAATCGTCTTCACTGGTTGGCCGCTGACGTTGTCTGTTAAGGTAACTGTCCGAACGACGACGCGTTATTTTCTTCGCGCGTTGAGGCGTAGGAGACTGCGGTGGCGCTTGTTCCTGCCGTAAAAATGGAACTGCCACCTGCAGATCTTTTGATGAATCTTCTGCAGTGTCCACACTAATCATATTATTGTTTGATGCGGGAGCTGTTGGAATA
The sequence above is drawn from the Anastrepha obliqua isolate idAnaObli1 chromosome 4, idAnaObli1_1.0, whole genome shotgun sequence genome and encodes:
- the LOC129244660 gene encoding zinc finger protein GLIS2 homolog, with the translated sequence MAVQNSQFPSSGLNSVFVPTSAYYQHLNAASAALAAYEGWTHLDFLSTHIAHSPSAPPDETLQMHHLRFPTPPITPPYNISAYKLATRPHTTATRTRSVIMKIGQDQSDSSMPPTPDHADDIAVDIVGLDDAAANTEALHHETGITMTTSTTSSASSTPKRSEYVCEWSGCDRDHSTLEALAAHVTKVHAVASPVDGLYYCRWNGCTRMRGFSARYKMLVHARTHTKEKPHQCHLCTKSFSRAENLKIHIRSHSGEKPYLCTYEGCHKAYSNSSDRFKHTRTHAMDKPYMCKVPGCQKRYTDPSSLRKHVKTFKHAIQLIGTAAVTPINRAIIGGAETAAAPSALQTHRPCIIPTLTQNAVTVAENHHLHSDAYSKGYSDTTIPVCQLCAPPPPPPHYYLHAMEEDICNIKAAQLDYYYATTDHSPATNSTASSNCCSSNVHGDQSTGFPMELETPLDLRVNRS
- the LOC129244661 gene encoding DNA repair protein XRCC2; translated protein: MACKIFNAFEGCMEELAYQRPALHDMDPEVFPSGAPFSKSLIEISGSSEAGKSMLLWRLMARCLTPTYFGGRNCDIIFIDLQHKFDMEHFARQIKRLVISSGEQYTTAELEEVVEKSLESVHLLNCYSSKDFDAALEFADGLLMKHSDCAMIAIDGLDRFYWLDTYVRRIRMQTHYVRNVERIRNLCERHGVCCAYTVDTNYLGVKKMGGVEGNAPGHVALRTNVNVEHRLYLQFRKNGERFLNERPVEIRDDGLHFINTQQ